In Thermofilum pendens Hrk 5, the sequence ATGTCGGCGCCGTACCTCGCCGCGACCCTGTGTAGCTCCTGCCACGAGGCTATCATCACGGCTCTATACACGGTCTCCCAGAGCTTCGCTATCTCGAGCGACTCGGGGCTACTGGCGAGCTTCACCTTGAAGCCTGCCGCCTCCAAGTGCCTCTTCGCCTCTTCGGTGAAGCCCTCGGGGACCGCACTGACCCACTTCGGCCAGAAGAGCAGGTGCTTCTTCAGGTTTGGGTGCTTCCCCCTGACGGGGGTGTAGGCGACGGGTAGCCTTGCCTCGCCGTGTAGGAGCCTCGTCGTGCCCGGCGCGACCGTGGAGTGCACGAAGACAGCCCTCGGCTTCAGCTTCTCCGCGTAGGACTTGACGGCGTCGACGAAGCGCGGAGTGAACGGTATGGCTACGTGCAGGTAGTCCAGCGGCGCCGGCACGTCTTCCAGCCTGTGCACGGTCTTCGACGGGTCCAGGTCGTAGCCGTAGACCTCCATCCTCCCGGAGTCCCTGAGAACCTCGTAGACAGCGGAGCCAACCTCTCCTAGACCTACGACGAGCACTCTCTCCATACCCTTCGAGCTTCACGGCGAATCAAAAATACTTTGTGGTTTACGGTTGCATGAAGCCCTCGGACTTCAGTAGCTCTACGCCGTTCTTCAAGAGGTGCGACGCTGCGAGTATGGCGACGAACAGGAAGACCGCCTTTCCGAACAGGTAGAGCACCTCGCTGAGCATGGAGCTGAACGCGGCCCCCGCGTCCCCGCCTATCTGCGGCTTCTGGTACGAGAGGGCTGCCTGCACTGCCAGCACGAAGACGAGGACTATGAGCGCGGCGCCTGAGGCCAGTAGGAGGGCGGCGATCTTCCTGTTGCTCATACCCGACGTAGAGATTCTCCGCGCGCCTCTATTTATTGCTTGCCGGGCACTTTTCCTTGAACCTCGAGGCGTCCTGAGCCATGTAGACGTTGTTGAACATCACGTAGACCTCCTCGGCGCCCAGCCCGCTCACAATCGAGCAGAGCGTCGATAAGTCCTCGTCGGTGTACCGGTACCTGTAGTTCACCTCGCCCGGGCCTATCCCGTGGAGCCTGAAGTAGGCCGTGGGCCTCTCGACGACGGGCTTCGACCTGAACGGGTCTACGACGTGGACCACGCGGCTAAACCTCCCCACAACCTCGGCTATCCTCTCGGGCTTCCTGAGCCAGTCGCCTCTAGGCTCCCAGCCCAGCAGGAAGTCCCCCGTCTCCACCGAGGAGAAGAACTCGACGGCGTTCCTCAGGTTCTCGTCGCTCGCGTCGAAGCTGGGCGGAGTCTGCAGGACTACGAGCCTCGCCCCCAGGGCTTTCGCGGCCCTAGCGGTCAGCTCCCACGCCTCGAAGACCTCCTTCGTCGGCCTGAGGAAGCCGTACCTGTCGGCGAGCTCCTTCCCGGGCTTAACCCTCGCCCTCTTCCACGTCGGGCTGTCGAGAGGGTGCGTAACGGCCTGCCAGGCTTTCATCGTGAAGACAAAGCCCTCCGGCGCCTCCCTCCTCAGCTTCGCGAGCTTCTCGGGGTCGGGCGGGTTGTAGAAAGTCTCCTGGAGCTCCACGGCGCTGAACATCGAGTAGTACTTGGAGCGCCCCACGGGGAAGCCGCAACACCCGACGAGCAGCCTCGCCATCGTTAAAAGAGCCGAGTAGCGAGCGATAAGCCTAACGTTCAAGCCCTCCGCTCGTGGGCGAAGCCTAAGCCTCGCTCAAGCTCTCGGGCGTAAAGCTTTAAGCTTTGTTGAACAGTTTACCTTGACCGGGTATGAAGGAGAAGTTGTTGCTGGTCTTGAGCCTCGCCAGCGTTGCTCTCATCTTCTCGTTGCTACTGCAGGCACTGGTCCCCGTTTCCGGCTTCTACGGCCCCGTGGGTGCTTGGTGGGCGCTGGACTTCATCGGCTACGCGCTTGCGATGGCTGTGCTCGTAACGGCTCCGTCCCTCTTCGGCAAGTACCTCACCCCGACACCCTCAAACCTAGGGGTGTTGAGGTCCTCGATGATCGCCACGATGGCCGGCGTGCTGGGCGGGTTTGGGCTCGTAGCTTTGGGGGTTTCGAGCCTGCTTGGCGCGGAGCTCACAGGCCAGCTTCTCTCCCTGGCTATAGTCTTCGCTCTCGTGCCCTCGCTCTTCTCCTGGCTCTTCTCCCCCCTACTCATAAACGTCATGTACGGGTGCAAGCCGGACCCAGTGCTCCAGGACATAGTCAACAGGGTCGCGCAGAGGGCCGGGATGAAGCCGCCGAAAGCTGTTATCGCCACCCGTATGCGCGAGCCTAACGCCTTCGCCTATTCCTCCCCGCTGTTCGGGAGCTACGTCGCCGTCACGGAGGGCATGATGCGGCTCGCCAAGGGCGAGGAGCTGGAGGCGGTCATAGGGCACGAGCTGGGCCACCACAAGCACAAGGACAACACCGTGATGCTGATCTTCGGGCTAATACCCTCCGTCGTGTACTTCCTAGGGCGCTTCCTGGCGTACATGGGCTTCTTCTCGTCCGGGGCCAGGTACGACGGCGACGGGGAGAGGAGAGGGGGAGGCGGGGGCTTCCTCCTGGTGCTCGTCGGGATAGCCCTCATGGCTGTAAGCGTGATCATACAGCTGGCCGTGCTTGCCCTCTCGAGACTGAGGGAGCACTACGCCGACGTCCACGGCGCCATGGTGACATCCCCCGACGCCATGATATCGGCGCTAGCGTCCCTCGACTCATACTACGGTAGCCGAGAGGTGGCGAAGAGGAGGGTCGAGGACAGCAAGCTCAAGATGTTCTTCATCTACGCGCTCGCAGAGCCGCTGGTAAGCCTCGAAGAGCTGCTCGCAACTCATCCGCCGATAGAGAAGAGGATAGCCTTCCTCGAGGCGCTCAAGCGCACCTCTCTCCGCGCTTAAACACGAAATAAGAATAAATACTATTTTCCGCATTTTTTATCGCGCGGAGAAAGCTGAAACCGCGGGCCTCCCGCGTTTACAAACCAGGGGGAAAAGAAAAAAGGAAAGTTTTTACGCTAGCCCGTGCTCCCTAAGCACTTCGACGCCTTCTCTCAGCTTGCGCGCCAACTTCTCGTCTTCCTTGACCTGTGGGGCGCCCCTCACGGAGGCTAGGAATTCCTCTATTGCGTCCAAAGCATCTATAAGCCTAGCCTCGTAGAGCCCGTCGCGCCTAAGAGTACTTGCCAGGAGCCGCGAAAGCGCGCCGATAGCCCGCACGGTAACCCCTCGAGCACGCCCTCGCGAGGCGCCCCGTCCACCATTTAAGGAAAGGTTAAGTATTGTTGGAGAAAAAATGAAGGAGGATGAGGCTGTGGCGGCTGGGGAGGCAGGAGCCGAGTTCGACGAGGAGTTCGTCCGCGGGAAGCTCAGAGAGCTCCTGAGGAAGGCGCTTTTCCACCGATATAACTACAGGGGTCTCGAGGCTACACATAACAAGGTTATGTGGGAGCTAATTAACATCAAAGCTAATTATGCGCGATACGGCGAAGCCTACGTAGAGCTTGTCAACAAGTTTGAGGTTGGCAAGGAGAAAGCCTTCAGGATCGCGCGGAAGGTGGCGAAGGAGGCTTTAGAACGCATAGACGAGCTCGAAATCAAGAGGACGGGGAAGACAACGTGGCAGGTGAAACTTCCAGGAGAGAGATGGAGGGTCTACATATACTTAAAGCCGAGTGGCAAGTGGTGCGTGGAGATTCGCTTGTACATCAAGGTCGCCAAGCTCAGACTTCCCGATATTCTGAAGCTTCCTCCCGAGTGGTTGCGCATAGCGCAGGAAGGCTGGGTTTTCGGAGACGCAACGTACCGCGCGCGTTACAGAGAAATCGCGATGACCACTTCGCAGGCGTGGCAGGTAGCCTCTTTCCCCGGTTTCTGGCCGGGGAAGGAGGTCGAAGTGCATATTAAAAGCATAGCGATCCATGAGAAGAGACATGTCAGCATTATGTGGACCGTCAAAGTAAAGGGTGTCTGCAACGTTCCTAGGGTGTGGAGCTTTCCCAAAGTGGTGAAACAGAGGATAATCGTGGACGAAATAGAGAAGGCGAACGAAGGAGAAATAGATGAGCAAAGGGCGCTAAAGCTTGCACTGCTATACGCGGCCGATGGTGAGTATCCAGGATCAAACTCGGCTAGACGTGTACTGGAATTCGCGGTTGGCCGAAGATCCCGCTGGATTAGAACAGAGCAGTCCGTCAGGCTGGCAAAGTTGCTCCTCGAAAAGGCTCCACAGGTAGTAGCCTTCCTGTGCGCTTCAGGGTGTAGGAAGGCACAATACCTGGCGCGCCTCGCACTCGTTGAATCGCGAAAGCCACGCGCGGCGCGCCAGCAACACGGCTTCTATGCGCCCATTGCAGGAGCAATGCTGAACCTCGTGATAGTGACCACCGGAGACGAGTACGCCTACATCTACGCCAGGATGCCCGTTAGTAACGCGCCTCAAGGCTGGTACGAGAGAGCAGTAGAAGAGGGGTGGACTGTGAATGTTGTCAGGAACGCCGGTACGCTCTACTACGAGGTTCCCCAGGACTCTCTTTTCGAGCACGCGAGCGAGGATCCGGAGCTCTGGGAGGCGCTATACAGCTTCGCCCTTGCAAAGGCACAGGCTAAGCCAGCCGCGAAGAAGCTAGTCGAAAAACTGCTAAGAATTAAACCAGCCAGGGCACAAGAATAAAGGGTAAAACCACCAGGGAAAGGTGCCTCGGCTCTCTCCTCCGTTACGAGCATAACTAGTTGTAGTATCGCACGAAATATACATATAAAAGGAAGGCCCACATCTTTTACTACGTTGGTGCAGAGCGCGTGCGGGAAGTTAGGCTCTACCTCTCCAGGGACAAGCTCTCCTGGCTTATGTACTCCTCGTTCTTCTTATCGTTGCTTCTCGTCAAGCCCTCCAGGAGACCCCTACTCGCGGTCCACTACGTCCACGTAGACTCCCCGTCTCTCTACGGGCTCTACTACAGGTTCCTGAGGGAGGAGGGTCTCCGGGACGCGGACGAGGCTGTGTTCAGGGGCGTCAAAGCCTTGCCCTGCGTCGTGGTCGACGACCAGGTAGTCATCGAGGGGAGGTACGTCTTCGCGAGAGGAGCTCTAAGGTTGCTCAAGTGGTACCCCTTTATAGACGTTCTCGCGTTCGCCGCGTCCTCCGCCCTCCTCGTGGCAACGGTGCTTGGCTCAACGTACGCGGCGGTCCGCCTCTTCCCCGGGGCTCCGGGAGGGCTCTTGGCGGTCCTCGCGCTCCTAGCGGCTTCCGTAGCGTTCGCCGTGGCTTTCTACAACGTGTACGTAGCGGCTCTGAGGGGGCTTGTAAGGGTATTCCTGGGAGCTCTCAGCGTGGACCCCGGAAGGGTAGGCGTGCCCCTAGACTTCGAGAAGCCGCGGGGGTGCGGAGACGTGCTCGCAGTAGAGGCGAGGGCGCTCGGACTTTCGGCTAACGCTTTCGACGCGGTCGACAAGGCTAGGACTAGCATACTGCTGGGTAGGCACGACTGGCTCAGGTGCTTCCTCGCCGCGGTCGACATCGCGCTGGGACGGGTTAAAGGCCCCGAGGAGCTCCGGAGGGAGCTCGAGCACTCCCATGAGCTTGCACGCTCCCTCAAGGCCTCCTTAGAGAAGAAGGTCTCGAGCATCGGCGGGTGGGTCTGCCCGTCCTGCGGCGCGCTGAACCCTCCTGGCAACGCTACTTGCAGGGCCTGCGGGTCGACGAGGCCTATCGCTGGGCTCGAGGGGCTGGGGCCCGTGCACGTGGATATCCTGAGGATCCTCTACTCCATGGGCGGAGAGGCGACGCACGGCGCGCTACTGTCTCGCCTGGGCTACGAGAAGCCCCAGGTCGTAGACGCTTTGAGGGCTCTCTTCGCCCGCAAGCTCATATCGCCCGCGCTTATGCAGTACGAGGGGAGGCCCGTGCTGGGCTACCGCCTGACAGGCGAGGGGGCGAAGGTGGCCTCCGTGCTGGCGCGGGAGGCTTCCGCTCGCAGAGCGCTCTAACGAAACGTCTTAAGACTCCTTCTAACGTAAGCTTAAAATTCTTCCAGAGGGTATTCCTGAGGCTATGAGTAGAGGGGTAGCGGTAAAGATATCCAACTTCGTCAAGAAGTTCGGGGATACCGTAGCAGTAGACGGGCTGAACCTCGACATATACGAGGGGGAGATATTCGGGCTTCTAGGCCCCAACGGCTCCGGGAAGACCACGACCCTCCTAACCATAGCCACCGTGTACAAGCCTACCTCCGGCGACATCTACGTCCACGGATACTCCGTGTCGAGGCAGGGGGACATCGTGAGGAAGTACGTGGGGATAGCCTTCCAGGAGCCTAAGGCTCTCTGGGTGGACACGCCGTACGAGCTCCTGCTGTGGCACGCAAGGGTCGTCGGGTACTCTTCCTCGGAGGCGCGGGCAGTCGTGAAGGAGGTTATGGAGCAGCTTAACCTGTGGGAGCACAGGAAGAAGCAGTTCTACCAGCTGAGCGGGGGTACGAGGAAGAAGCTCGAGATAGCGAAGGTGTTGATACAGAGGCCGAAGGTGGCGATATTCGACGAGCCGACCGCGCAGGTAGACGTCCTCACGAAGCACGCGCTTTGGGACATTATAAGGGGTCTCCGCGATGAGGGAACCACGGTTATCGTAGCTACGAACGATATGTTCGAGGCGGAGAGGATCTGCGAGAGGCTGGGCATAATATACAAGGGGAAGCTACGCGCGCTGGGCACCGTGAGCGAGCTCAAGGACATGGTCCCGGCCGGCGACGTCATTGAGATTTCCTTCGAGGGGCCCGAGGAAAACGTGAGGAAGCTCCTCTCGGAGCTGGAGGGCGTGAGCAACTACACGGTGACTGACCACAGCCTGAGGATCCACCTGAACAGGGGGGAGGAGAGGGCGGCCGAAATCGTGGAGCTCCTGGCGTCCTCCGGCGTGAAGGTTAGGAAGCTGATGGTTCACGAGCCTACGCTCGACGACGTATTCTTCTACTTCACCGGGGCGAGGCTGAGGGAGGAGCATGGAGCTACTTAAAGACCTCCGGGCAATGTACATGCTCGTCCTCTGGGACTTGTCGCAGATGAAGCGGAGGACGGTATTCGTGGTCATGCGCGTAGCCTGGTTCGCCCTGCAGGTAACGGTCTTCGGGCTGGCGATGAACGCGATCGTGAGGTTCAGGGGCGTGGTGGCGCAGGGGATCGACTACTACCACTTCTACCTCTTCGGGGTCTACGCCTCCATGCTCTTCTCGATAAGCGTCTCCAAGGCGTACGACGTGGCGGAGGAGTTCGAGGAGGGCATGATCGAGTACCTGCTGAGCCTGCCGATGAAGAGGAAGATCCTATCCCTCGGGAGGTCCATAGGCGGGGGCCTCTCGGCGTTCCTGTTCACCCTGCCGATGTACGCCGTGGTGGTGCTACTCCTCGGCGTGTACGACCCGGTAGCCGTGCTACTATCGTTGCTCTCGGCGCTAGTTTTCGCTGTCGGAGTGACGGGCTTCGTTATAAGCGTGGTGCTCAGCTTGAAGTCGAGCGACTACACGGACATATTCTTCGGGGTGCTGGACGCCCTGATAATACGTCTAAGCACGGTCTTCTACCCAGCGGTCGTCGTGGCGAAGATAGCGCCGTACTACTACGCGGCGCTGGTGAACCCCGTCTCCCACTTCGTAGACCTGCTGAGGACTTTCTTCTTCTTCGAGGAGTTCAAGCACCTCTCGGTGTCGTCCCCCTACCTGATGGCTTCCTACATACTCGGCTTCGCCGCGGGGGTTTCGAGCGCCGCGATATACATCGTCGAGAAGAGGGTCGAGGGGGGTGGGTGGAAGTGAGGCTCGACGGGATCCGGGGAGGGTTGCTGATAGCGCTCCGCGACCTCGACCGCTTCTGGAAGTACAAGTTCTGGCTGGGGGCGCAGGTAGCTATGAACCTGGCGGACATACTGATCTTCGCCGTGATATTCAACAACATAGTGAACAGGCAGTACATACCCGACTACGTGAAGTTCCTCGCTACGGGCGTCCTCGCGCTCTCGACGTTCGCCTCCGCGTTCTCGATAGGGAGAGAGGTCGGGATCGAGATAAGGAGGGAGTTCACCCACTACCTCCTCTCCATCCCGGTCTCCAGGGAGGCGCTAGTCTTCGGGCGGATACTCAGCGGGACTCTCAGGGGGCTGATATACCAGGCTTCCTTCATAGTCCTCGCGGCGCTAATCGTCGGGACCCCCACGGCGCTCGGGGCGGTCCTCGTCCTGTCAACCTCGGCTATGCTCTCGGCGTCTATGTCTAGCCTCGCGATAGCGATATCCACCTCTACGCGTGACTTCAACCTCCAGGCGACGTTCAGGTCCCTCACCTACTACGTGCTCTTCTTCTTCTCGAACGTCTTCTACCCGGAGGAGATCCTCAAGCAACGCTTCCCCGGCGCTGTCGTATTCCTCATAAAGCTGTCGCCCGTCTCCCTAGCCGCGGACGTGTACAGGTGGGCGTTCGGGTACAACACGTCTATAAACGTGTTCCACGAGTACGCCTTGCTCCTCGCCTGGACGCTGGTAACGCTCGTGCTGGCGTCGGCGCTCTACCTGAGAAACCTTACGAGGATGTAGCGCCCTGGCGCGTTACCGATAAATATAATTCACGAAGTGTGAGGGGTGGTCTGCATGGTTACCGTTAAGACTGGGAGGGGGTTCGCCTACCCCGAGTACGAGCCGGTGTGGCCCCCCGAGCCACCCTTCGAGCTTCTCGAGGTGAGGGCGGAGGTCGACGTCGACTTCGAGTCGAGGACTCTGAGAGGGGTCTGCGTTAACAGGCTAAAGGTTACCGCGCCTGCAGAGAGGGTAGTGTTCCACGCGGTGGACATGAAGATTGAAGAGGTCCTGGTGAACGGCCGGAAGGCCGCCTACACCTACGACGGCAGGGAGCTATCCGTCGGCGTTGAGGGAGTCGGCGCGGGCGGAGAGGTAGAAGTCTACGTGAGGTACGCGACCGTGGAGCCCAAGGCTGGAGCATGGTTCGTGCCTGTCGACGGGGGCAAGCCTTACATGGTGTACACGCAGGGGCAACCCGAGGACACGAGGTACTGGCTCCCCACGTACGACTACCCTAACAGGAAGGCCAAGGTTTCCCTGGCGGTCACCGTGCCCAAGGGGATAGTCGTCGTCGCCAACGGGGTCCTGGTGGGCCGAGAGGAGCTCGGGGACAAGGAGAGGTGGAGCTTCAGGCTGGACTCGAGGATCCCGACCTACCTCATCGCGTTCGCGGCTGGAGACTTTTCGGTGGTAGAGGAGGAGTACGGCGGGGTGAAGCTTCAGTACGTCGTGCCGAGGGGGAGGGAGGGGGATATCCCGAGGAGCTTCTCGCAGACGAAGGAGATGGTAAGGTTCTTCGAGGAGTTCACGGGGGTGAAGTACCCCTACCCCAAGTACGCGCAGGTGTGCGTCGACGAGTTCGTCGCGGGAGGGATGGAGAACGCCTCCGTGACAATACTGACTAGCGCGACCCTGCACGACGAGAAGGCCCACGCCGACTTCAGGAGCGAGCCCCTGGTATCGCACGAGCTCGCCCACCAGTGGTTCGGGGATCTGGTGACGTGCAGGGACTGGTCCCACCTCTGGCTCAACGAGAGCTTCGCGACGCTTATGGAGGCGCTGTGGAGGAGGCGGGAGCTCGGCGAGGAGGAGTTCGTGTACGACCTCATAGGGATGCTGGACTCTTACCTCTCGGAGTACGGGAAGTACGCGAGGCCCATAGTGACGCGGCTCTACAAGTACCCCGACGAGGTCTTCGACGCACACAGCTACCCGAAGGGGGCGCTCGTCCTCTGGACGCTCATGAACATAGTCGGAGAGGAGGCGTTCCGGAGGGGGGTTAAGAAGTACCTCGAGTCGAGGAGGGAGGACAACGCAGTCACGGACGACCTGAGGAGGGCTCTCGAGGAAGCCTCGGGGGCTAGGCTGGACTGGTTCTTCGAGCAGTACGTGTTCAACGCCGGGCACCCGGCACTTTCCGTGTCCTACAAGTGGGTCGAGAAGGAGGGAGTCCTGGAGCTGAGGGTCTCCCAGACCCAGGGGGACGACTCGCTCCCGAGGTACAGGGTTCCCTTGGAGGTCGAGTTCCTGGGCGAGGGGTTCCGCGAGAGGCGCACAGTGTGGGTCGAGGAGAGGCAGTCCGTCTTCTCGTTCAGGTTGCCTTCCAAGCCCACCGCCGTCTGCGTAGACCCCTCCTTCAAGGCCTTCAAGGCCCTTAGCCTCGACCTCGGCGTGGAGGAGCTACTATCGATAGTGAAGCACTGCCCCTACCTCTACCCGAGGGTCGCCGCCGTCAGGGAGCTAGCCAAGAAGGCCTCGCCCACGGCTGTAGAGGAGCTGAAGGGCCTGTTGCTGTCCGAGGACGAGTTCTGGGGGCTTAGGAGCGAGGTCGCCTCGGCAATCGGGAGCATAGGCG encodes:
- a CDS encoding GDP-mannose dehydrogenase, which encodes MERVLVVGLGEVGSAVYEVLRDSGRMEVYGYDLDPSKTVHRLEDVPAPLDYLHVAIPFTPRFVDAVKSYAEKLKPRAVFVHSTVAPGTTRLLHGEARLPVAYTPVRGKHPNLKKHLLFWPKWVSAVPEGFTEEAKRHLEAAGFKVKLASSPESLEIAKLWETVYRAVMIASWQELHRVAARYGADIRVVAEFIAEVHEVLGDRPVYFPDYIGGHCLIPNTEILNKAYPSKLFEFVLESNEKRRKEVEDPRVKREIEDTKKLFLKLTRADYYGGNI
- a CDS encoding DUF72 domain-containing protein; protein product: MARLLVGCCGFPVGRSKYYSMFSAVELQETFYNPPDPEKLAKLRREAPEGFVFTMKAWQAVTHPLDSPTWKRARVKPGKELADRYGFLRPTKEVFEAWELTARAAKALGARLVVLQTPPSFDASDENLRNAVEFFSSVETGDFLLGWEPRGDWLRKPERIAEVVGRFSRVVHVVDPFRSKPVVERPTAYFRLHGIGPGEVNYRYRYTDEDLSTLCSIVSGLGAEEVYVMFNNVYMAQDASRFKEKCPASNK
- a CDS encoding zinc metalloprotease HtpX, coding for MKEKLLLVLSLASVALIFSLLLQALVPVSGFYGPVGAWWALDFIGYALAMAVLVTAPSLFGKYLTPTPSNLGVLRSSMIATMAGVLGGFGLVALGVSSLLGAELTGQLLSLAIVFALVPSLFSWLFSPLLINVMYGCKPDPVLQDIVNRVAQRAGMKPPKAVIATRMREPNAFAYSSPLFGSYVAVTEGMMRLAKGEELEAVIGHELGHHKHKDNTVMLIFGLIPSVVYFLGRFLAYMGFFSSGARYDGDGERRGGGGGFLLVLVGIALMAVSVIIQLAVLALSRLREHYADVHGAMVTSPDAMISALASLDSYYGSREVAKRRVEDSKLKMFFIYALAEPLVSLEELLATHPPIEKRIAFLEALKRTSLRA
- a CDS encoding zinc ribbon domain-containing protein; amino-acid sequence: MREVRLYLSRDKLSWLMYSSFFLSLLLVKPSRRPLLAVHYVHVDSPSLYGLYYRFLREEGLRDADEAVFRGVKALPCVVVDDQVVIEGRYVFARGALRLLKWYPFIDVLAFAASSALLVATVLGSTYAAVRLFPGAPGGLLAVLALLAASVAFAVAFYNVYVAALRGLVRVFLGALSVDPGRVGVPLDFEKPRGCGDVLAVEARALGLSANAFDAVDKARTSILLGRHDWLRCFLAAVDIALGRVKGPEELRRELEHSHELARSLKASLEKKVSSIGGWVCPSCGALNPPGNATCRACGSTRPIAGLEGLGPVHVDILRILYSMGGEATHGALLSRLGYEKPQVVDALRALFARKLISPALMQYEGRPVLGYRLTGEGAKVASVLAREASARRAL
- a CDS encoding ATP-binding cassette domain-containing protein; the encoded protein is MSRGVAVKISNFVKKFGDTVAVDGLNLDIYEGEIFGLLGPNGSGKTTTLLTIATVYKPTSGDIYVHGYSVSRQGDIVRKYVGIAFQEPKALWVDTPYELLLWHARVVGYSSSEARAVVKEVMEQLNLWEHRKKQFYQLSGGTRKKLEIAKVLIQRPKVAIFDEPTAQVDVLTKHALWDIIRGLRDEGTTVIVATNDMFEAERICERLGIIYKGKLRALGTVSELKDMVPAGDVIEISFEGPEENVRKLLSELEGVSNYTVTDHSLRIHLNRGEERAAEIVELLASSGVKVRKLMVHEPTLDDVFFYFTGARLREEHGAT
- a CDS encoding ABC transporter permease, giving the protein MELLKDLRAMYMLVLWDLSQMKRRTVFVVMRVAWFALQVTVFGLAMNAIVRFRGVVAQGIDYYHFYLFGVYASMLFSISVSKAYDVAEEFEEGMIEYLLSLPMKRKILSLGRSIGGGLSAFLFTLPMYAVVVLLLGVYDPVAVLLSLLSALVFAVGVTGFVISVVLSLKSSDYTDIFFGVLDALIIRLSTVFYPAVVVAKIAPYYYAALVNPVSHFVDLLRTFFFFEEFKHLSVSSPYLMASYILGFAAGVSSAAIYIVEKRVEGGGWK
- a CDS encoding ABC transporter permease translates to MRLDGIRGGLLIALRDLDRFWKYKFWLGAQVAMNLADILIFAVIFNNIVNRQYIPDYVKFLATGVLALSTFASAFSIGREVGIEIRREFTHYLLSIPVSREALVFGRILSGTLRGLIYQASFIVLAALIVGTPTALGAVLVLSTSAMLSASMSSLAIAISTSTRDFNLQATFRSLTYYVLFFFSNVFYPEEILKQRFPGAVVFLIKLSPVSLAADVYRWAFGYNTSINVFHEYALLLAWTLVTLVLASALYLRNLTRM
- a CDS encoding M1 family aminopeptidase yields the protein MVTVKTGRGFAYPEYEPVWPPEPPFELLEVRAEVDVDFESRTLRGVCVNRLKVTAPAERVVFHAVDMKIEEVLVNGRKAAYTYDGRELSVGVEGVGAGGEVEVYVRYATVEPKAGAWFVPVDGGKPYMVYTQGQPEDTRYWLPTYDYPNRKAKVSLAVTVPKGIVVVANGVLVGREELGDKERWSFRLDSRIPTYLIAFAAGDFSVVEEEYGGVKLQYVVPRGREGDIPRSFSQTKEMVRFFEEFTGVKYPYPKYAQVCVDEFVAGGMENASVTILTSATLHDEKAHADFRSEPLVSHELAHQWFGDLVTCRDWSHLWLNESFATLMEALWRRRELGEEEFVYDLIGMLDSYLSEYGKYARPIVTRLYKYPDEVFDAHSYPKGALVLWTLMNIVGEEAFRRGVKKYLESRREDNAVTDDLRRALEEASGARLDWFFEQYVFNAGHPALSVSYKWVEKEGVLELRVSQTQGDDSLPRYRVPLEVEFLGEGFRERRTVWVEERQSVFSFRLPSKPTAVCVDPSFKAFKALSLDLGVEELLSIVKHCPYLYPRVAAVRELAKKASPTAVEELKGLLLSEDEFWGLRSEVASAIGSIGGQAALNALLEALDKVRHPKVRRAIVRALGGYREKAVAERLSKVLKDESESYYVRAEAALSIAKTGFREYSDALKEALNVPSHNHVIAASALEALAMLLGDEVLDLLEKYASPSTPMPLRRAAIASLGYLPPSQRVLSLLEYSSRSRHPHVKLSVISACTRLLSPRVLPILERLQGDTSGRVARSARDAAEQIKKHMERGEEYRKLKEELDKLREEERRLSERVERLEKR